One stretch of Leptospira mtsangambouensis DNA includes these proteins:
- a CDS encoding SpoIIE family protein phosphatase → MKFYLRLYAFLFLLFPFSLFALPIDLTKNWNVKKGWWESETPIGASWIPLETLPLVSIKSQLEFPDGELQQITMVKPFLLSEIDFKETDADLFALHIPYLNNVYKVYINGRIVEASGIIENGHIIRSGYKRNILIKLSRNLLKVGKNEIRVLLASEPGEELNFYKVFNNYITSIDRYTVLEKVEDEYVTFMLLFLYFFVGIYHALFYWKRKNEEYNLYFALFAIFLSVYMYFRSQAIYVWDVDPFTVTKVEYFVVFLTPPWLLLFVDTFFRKRISLITKGYFVFSFVLAMVQIFVNRANSVMLLRVWQGSALAFSVVLFYITIRAVFKNNKDAKRLLVGILFLVFTAIWDILGASGMIPIQNLNLSRFGFLFFVLGIVVVLANRFLRVHKQVEELNSNLERKVVERTNELQETLTRVQELKVQQDGDYFLTSLLLDPLNDSKKSHSAMIGIQSYTKQKKEFEFKGKTKEIGGDLIICDDIVLNGKKYFVFINGDAMGKSIQGAGGALVLGVVFLSFIRRTQVVLESQSKSPERWIKECFFELQTIFESFDGSMLVSVVLGLVEEETGVLYYLNAEHPWTVLYRDGVASFIEDELELRKIGTKGMAGEVRVRVFVLEQGDVIFIGSDGRDDLILESGADGTRVMNEDETKFLQVVGESQGELEQIVQNLQTIGSFSDDLTLLRLEWRGFAKRVGASSLSSISPDHFLYSELQSVLESGNAEETYHTIERMLVSESLEDDVRINLLREKSRISLLLKRFDAAVESLESIFPYFVTDNEILLQLSYAYRKSKNIRKAVEIGERLRARDPKHIRNLINLIECYRLQKNEDRAKKILSKLGSIAPENPQYLKLKETFS, encoded by the coding sequence ATGAAATTTTATTTAAGATTATACGCTTTTCTTTTTCTCCTATTTCCTTTTTCCCTCTTTGCTTTGCCCATTGATCTGACAAAAAATTGGAATGTCAAAAAGGGTTGGTGGGAGTCTGAAACTCCCATTGGCGCCTCTTGGATTCCATTGGAAACCTTACCTCTTGTTTCCATCAAATCCCAATTGGAATTTCCTGATGGTGAGTTACAACAAATCACAATGGTAAAACCATTTCTTTTGTCCGAAATTGATTTTAAAGAAACGGATGCTGACCTTTTTGCCTTACACATCCCTTATTTAAATAATGTGTACAAAGTGTACATAAATGGGAGGATTGTGGAAGCGAGTGGGATTATCGAAAACGGACATATCATACGAAGTGGATACAAACGCAATATTCTCATCAAACTTTCTCGGAATTTGTTAAAAGTTGGTAAAAATGAAATCCGAGTCCTTCTTGCATCCGAACCAGGCGAAGAACTTAATTTTTACAAAGTATTTAATAATTATATAACATCTATCGATCGTTACACGGTGCTTGAAAAAGTAGAAGATGAATATGTTACATTTATGCTTTTGTTTTTATATTTTTTTGTAGGGATTTATCATGCTTTGTTTTACTGGAAACGAAAGAATGAAGAGTATAATCTTTACTTTGCATTATTTGCAATATTTTTATCTGTTTATATGTATTTCAGATCACAGGCCATCTATGTTTGGGATGTAGATCCATTTACAGTCACAAAAGTAGAATACTTTGTGGTATTTCTCACTCCGCCTTGGCTTTTGTTATTTGTTGATACTTTTTTTCGAAAACGAATTAGCCTCATCACTAAAGGATATTTTGTTTTTAGCTTTGTCCTTGCAATGGTTCAGATCTTTGTCAACCGGGCAAATTCTGTGATGCTGTTACGAGTTTGGCAAGGATCAGCTTTAGCATTCAGTGTTGTTTTGTTTTACATCACCATTCGTGCGGTATTTAAGAATAATAAGGACGCCAAAAGATTGTTAGTTGGAATTCTCTTTTTGGTGTTTACCGCCATTTGGGATATTTTAGGTGCTTCGGGAATGATCCCCATTCAAAACTTAAACCTTTCTCGGTTTGGTTTTTTATTTTTTGTTTTAGGGATTGTCGTTGTTTTGGCGAATCGGTTTTTGCGAGTCCACAAACAAGTAGAAGAATTAAACTCTAACCTGGAAAGAAAGGTTGTCGAAAGGACAAACGAATTACAAGAAACTCTCACTCGAGTTCAGGAATTAAAAGTCCAACAAGATGGAGATTATTTTTTAACCTCGCTTCTTCTTGATCCACTAAACGATTCAAAAAAATCCCATTCAGCAATGATTGGAATCCAATCTTACACCAAACAAAAAAAGGAATTTGAGTTCAAAGGAAAAACCAAAGAGATCGGTGGAGACCTCATCATTTGTGATGATATAGTTCTTAACGGTAAAAAATACTTTGTGTTTATCAACGGAGATGCGATGGGTAAATCCATCCAAGGTGCCGGCGGCGCACTTGTGTTAGGTGTTGTCTTTTTATCGTTTATCAGACGAACACAAGTGGTTTTGGAAAGTCAGTCCAAATCTCCAGAACGATGGATCAAAGAATGTTTTTTTGAACTCCAAACTATTTTTGAATCCTTTGATGGATCTATGCTTGTTTCCGTTGTCCTTGGACTTGTGGAAGAGGAAACAGGCGTACTTTATTATCTCAACGCAGAACATCCTTGGACTGTTTTGTATCGAGATGGGGTTGCCTCTTTTATCGAAGACGAGTTGGAACTTCGTAAAATTGGAACCAAAGGGATGGCAGGTGAAGTTCGGGTTAGGGTTTTTGTTTTAGAACAAGGGGATGTCATTTTTATTGGTTCGGATGGTCGAGATGATTTGATTTTAGAAAGTGGAGCTGATGGGACACGTGTGATGAACGAGGATGAAACTAAGTTTTTACAAGTGGTAGGCGAATCCCAAGGTGAGTTAGAACAAATTGTCCAAAACCTCCAAACCATTGGTAGTTTTTCTGATGACTTAACTTTACTGAGACTTGAGTGGAGGGGTTTTGCCAAAAGAGTCGGCGCATCTTCACTTTCCTCCATAAGCCCAGACCATTTTTTATATTCCGAACTCCAATCCGTATTAGAATCCGGAAATGCAGAAGAAACCTATCATACCATTGAACGAATGTTAGTGAGTGAAAGTTTGGAAGATGACGTGCGCATCAATTTGTTACGGGAAAAATCCAGAATTTCTTTATTGTTAAAAAGATTTGACGCGGCAGTGGAATCTTTGGAGTCCATTTTTCCCTATTTTGTGACTGATAATGAAATTTTATTACAATTGAGTTATGCATATCGTAAGTCAAAAAATATCCGTAAGGCGGTCGAAATTGGGGAAAGACTTCGGGCAAGAGATCCAAAACATATCCGAAATCTTATCAATTTGATCGAATGTTATAGGCTTCAGAAAAATGAAGATCGGGCAAAAAAGATTCTTTCCAAACTTGGGTCCATTGCGCCAGAGAATCCCCAATATTTGAAACTAAAAGAAACTTTCAGCTAA
- a CDS encoding MFS transporter has translation MDFKFSAYHVFVVGLLAFLQFTVVLDFMILSPLGVLVMEKLQISTQQFGFVVSAYAFSAGISGIIAAGFADRFDRKKLLLFFYIGFVVATFLCGIATNYILLFSARILTGIFAGVLSSISFAIVADLFPLQVRGRVMGFIMTAFAASQVFGLPIGIYISNLWGWQSPFLMIAGISGIVGFVIFSFLKPLTTHLDHKTDLHAFHHLVKTLTQTKYLPAFLATTLLATGGFMLMPFGSAFSVHNLGVKLEDLPLVYMVTGVVSMLGGPLMGRLSDAIGKYIMFVIASILAAGIIIYYTKMEVTPLPIVIFVNSILFVFVAARMISANALTSAVPELHDRGAFMAISSSIQQISGGIAASVAGLIVIQTSSGYMERYDILGYVVATAIVLTVILMYNVNQIVLKKHTK, from the coding sequence ATGGATTTTAAGTTCAGCGCGTATCATGTCTTTGTAGTCGGTTTACTTGCTTTTTTGCAATTTACCGTGGTCCTTGATTTTATGATTCTATCTCCCCTGGGAGTTCTAGTCATGGAAAAATTACAAATTTCAACCCAACAGTTTGGATTTGTAGTGTCTGCTTATGCATTTAGTGCGGGGATTTCCGGTATCATTGCAGCTGGTTTTGCCGATCGATTTGACCGCAAAAAATTATTATTATTCTTTTATATTGGATTTGTGGTCGCCACCTTTCTTTGCGGAATTGCAACGAATTACATACTTTTATTTAGCGCTCGTATTTTGACGGGAATCTTTGCTGGTGTTCTTTCCTCTATTTCCTTTGCGATTGTTGCCGACTTATTTCCACTCCAAGTGAGAGGACGGGTGATGGGATTCATTATGACAGCATTTGCTGCAAGCCAAGTGTTTGGACTTCCCATCGGGATTTATATATCCAATTTATGGGGATGGCAATCTCCATTTTTGATGATCGCTGGTATTAGTGGAATTGTTGGATTCGTTATTTTCTCCTTTTTGAAGCCACTCACGACTCATCTTGATCACAAAACGGATTTACATGCATTCCATCACTTAGTGAAAACATTAACCCAAACAAAATATTTGCCAGCATTTCTTGCTACCACCTTACTCGCAACAGGTGGTTTTATGTTAATGCCTTTTGGATCTGCATTTTCTGTCCACAATCTTGGGGTTAAGTTAGAAGATTTACCTCTGGTTTATATGGTAACTGGAGTTGTGTCAATGTTAGGTGGACCATTAATGGGTAGACTGAGTGATGCCATTGGAAAATACATTATGTTTGTGATTGCGTCCATCCTTGCAGCAGGTATCATCATCTATTACACAAAAATGGAAGTCACTCCGTTGCCGATTGTGATTTTCGTGAATTCCATTCTTTTTGTTTTTGTAGCGGCACGCATGATTTCTGCCAATGCATTGACATCTGCAGTTCCCGAGTTACATGACCGTGGTGCCTTTATGGCAATCAGTTCTTCTATTCAACAAATTTCTGGTGGAATTGCTGCTTCTGTTGCGGGCCTGATTGTGATCCAAACTTCTAGCGGTTATATGGAAAGATATGATATTCTAGGATATGTGGTTGCCACAGCCATTGTGCTCACAGTGATACTCATGTACAATGTGAACCAAATTGTTTTGAAAAAACATACAAAATAA
- a CDS encoding leucyl aminopeptidase: MKIETSPLQIQIGSPKSGTYYKLIPIFQEDVKEELGKKFPVQIETKVFSGELGKEFRDEAEQTIYLGLGEKEKLNFRKFISHFFKYGEKILSYDGMGLEVIISKSLSKKFSADRIAYQIANTLFIGSYPVSVLQTKKKEKKKVGAVYLKFEDKSVTSLAESGLSKSKIVAKHVNGARHIAHLPANYFTPDDFVSRSKEIAKEYKLSVKVWDEPQLKKEGLGGILAVARGSELNGKMVILEYKPTKAKKKFAIVGKGLTFDTGGISLKPPGEMHEMKYDMCGAAATIHAIGAIAALELPIHIVAAIGVAENMPDGKAIKPGDVYTAYNGTTVEVQNTDAEGRLVLGDVLSYVSKNYKPDYMVDLATLTGAVIIALGHEAAAILTNSDPLREALFTASDASDDRVWELPLWEEYGEDLKSDIADLKNITGGVKGAGTISAGIFLSKFVDESIQWAHIDIAGAAWRKKKSGTQFHGPTGYGVRLLVDLANELSKE, encoded by the coding sequence ATGAAAATAGAAACTTCTCCGCTCCAAATCCAAATCGGTTCGCCTAAATCCGGCACATATTATAAACTCATCCCCATCTTCCAAGAGGATGTCAAAGAAGAACTTGGGAAAAAATTTCCGGTCCAAATCGAAACCAAAGTTTTTTCTGGCGAACTTGGAAAAGAATTTCGTGATGAAGCAGAACAAACCATCTATCTTGGATTAGGTGAGAAAGAAAAACTCAACTTTAGAAAGTTTATTTCTCATTTTTTTAAGTATGGAGAAAAAATTCTAAGTTATGATGGAATGGGGCTTGAGGTTATCATCTCGAAATCCCTTTCCAAAAAGTTCTCTGCTGATCGTATTGCTTATCAAATTGCCAATACTCTTTTTATCGGAAGTTATCCTGTTTCTGTTTTACAAACCAAGAAAAAAGAAAAAAAGAAAGTGGGTGCAGTTTACTTAAAGTTCGAAGATAAATCAGTCACTAGCCTTGCAGAATCAGGACTATCTAAAAGCAAAATTGTCGCCAAACACGTGAACGGTGCGCGTCATATCGCTCACTTGCCTGCAAACTATTTCACTCCAGATGATTTTGTTTCTCGTTCCAAAGAAATTGCAAAGGAATACAAACTCTCTGTTAAAGTTTGGGACGAACCACAATTGAAAAAAGAAGGTCTTGGTGGGATTTTGGCAGTGGCTCGTGGATCAGAGCTCAATGGCAAGATGGTGATTTTAGAATACAAACCGACCAAAGCCAAAAAGAAATTCGCGATTGTAGGAAAAGGATTAACCTTTGATACCGGTGGAATTTCACTCAAACCTCCAGGTGAGATGCATGAAATGAAATACGATATGTGTGGGGCCGCTGCCACCATACATGCGATTGGTGCCATTGCCGCTCTCGAACTTCCGATTCATATTGTAGCGGCAATCGGTGTGGCAGAAAATATGCCAGATGGAAAAGCCATCAAACCGGGAGATGTGTATACCGCATACAATGGAACCACTGTGGAAGTGCAAAACACGGATGCAGAAGGAAGACTTGTGCTCGGTGATGTATTGTCCTATGTTTCCAAAAATTACAAACCAGATTATATGGTGGATTTAGCAACACTGACGGGAGCTGTGATCATTGCTCTGGGCCATGAAGCGGCCGCCATCCTTACCAATTCGGATCCACTTCGTGAAGCTCTCTTCACTGCATCGGATGCTTCCGATGACCGCGTATGGGAACTTCCTCTTTGGGAAGAATATGGTGAAGATTTAAAATCAGACATTGCTGATTTAAAAAACATCACTGGTGGAGTGAAAGGGGCAGGAACCATTTCTGCTGGAATTTTTCTTTCTAAGTTCGTGGATGAATCGATCCAATGGGCTCACATCGACATTGCCGGTGCCGCGTGGAGGAAGAAAAAATCAGGAACTCAATTCCATGGACCAACTGGTTACGGAGTGCGTTTGTTAGTGGATTTAGCAAACGAACTATCTAAAGAATAA
- the bcp gene encoding thioredoxin-dependent thiol peroxidase: MLEVGKKAPNFTSINQNGEKVKLADLTGKNGIVVYFYPRDMTPGCTTEACDFRDNFARLKKFGFNVVGISKDNPKSHTKFIEKQELNFDLISDESGEICEAYGVWREKVFMGRKGMGIVRSSFLLDSSLKIKKIYDSVKVKGHVEEIIKDIQEIQGK; this comes from the coding sequence ATGTTGGAAGTAGGGAAAAAAGCCCCCAATTTTACGAGTATCAACCAAAATGGCGAAAAAGTAAAACTCGCAGACCTAACAGGAAAAAATGGAATCGTTGTTTATTTTTATCCTAGAGACATGACACCGGGATGTACAACAGAAGCATGTGACTTCCGAGATAATTTTGCCCGACTTAAAAAATTCGGATTCAATGTAGTGGGAATCTCCAAAGACAATCCCAAATCCCATACCAAATTCATCGAAAAACAAGAACTCAATTTTGATCTGATCTCTGACGAATCAGGAGAAATTTGTGAGGCTTACGGTGTTTGGAGAGAAAAGGTTTTTATGGGAAGAAAAGGGATGGGTATCGTAAGATCCAGCTTCCTACTCGATAGTTCTCTTAAAATCAAAAAAATCTATGACAGCGTGAAGGTAAAAGGACACGTTGAAGAAATCATCAAAGACATTCAGGAAATCCAAGGGAAATGA
- a CDS encoding potassium/proton antiporter, with translation MIDSFTLQALVISTLILFSILSSKLFFRFGFPILLIFLTFGMLAGADGPGRIDFSDYGLAQSIGIFALIYILFLGGLESEWDSLKNFLSVGIRLSIVGTILTALILGVLIHYLFPVLGFMESFLLGSIVSATDAASVFNIFKTGSSDLPVHLKKIIEFESGSNDAVGVLLTTIFMNLITADASFSGFQFFRFFVMQVLVGSMMGYSLGILILYLMNSVKLGYDGLYLVFITASVPFIYAVTTVFQGNGFLAVYIAGIIVGRNKFIHKKSIFRFLNGYVWILQIGMFLCFGLLVYPSRMANIWVPGLLIGVLLILFARPVAVFISLFRVKLPVKEKLFISWVGLRGASPIILATFPIAQGLVWGDLLFHIVFFVVLVSLLVQGSLIPRVAQWLGILKKDPDRKIYHPTDFDNIEFPGMTLQELIVPYNSSVVDKALFEIKLPEQSHILLIARGEQFLIPSGNTQVRGGDVIWVLAKDEVMPIIGKTFMAVA, from the coding sequence ATGATAGACAGTTTTACCTTACAAGCTCTTGTTATTTCTACTCTTATTTTATTCTCTATTTTATCGAGTAAACTATTCTTTCGTTTTGGGTTTCCCATCTTACTTATTTTTTTAACCTTTGGTATGTTAGCTGGTGCTGATGGTCCAGGGAGAATTGATTTTAGTGATTATGGTTTAGCACAATCGATTGGGATTTTTGCCCTTATCTATATTTTGTTTTTGGGTGGTCTTGAAAGTGAATGGGATAGTTTAAAAAACTTCTTATCTGTCGGGATTCGGTTGTCGATTGTAGGAACCATTCTGACTGCACTGATTTTAGGTGTACTCATCCACTATTTATTCCCTGTTCTTGGTTTTATGGAATCGTTTTTACTCGGTTCCATTGTGAGTGCCACAGACGCTGCTTCGGTATTTAATATCTTCAAAACGGGATCTTCTGATTTACCGGTTCATTTAAAAAAAATCATAGAATTTGAGTCTGGATCTAACGATGCGGTGGGTGTTCTTTTAACAACCATCTTTATGAACCTCATCACAGCTGATGCGAGTTTTAGTGGGTTCCAGTTCTTTCGGTTTTTTGTCATGCAGGTTCTTGTAGGATCAATGATGGGATACAGTTTGGGGATCCTCATTCTGTATTTAATGAACTCCGTCAAACTGGGGTATGATGGTCTTTATTTAGTTTTTATCACTGCTTCTGTTCCTTTTATTTATGCAGTCACCACCGTGTTCCAAGGGAATGGATTTTTGGCAGTCTACATTGCTGGGATCATTGTTGGCCGAAACAAATTCATTCATAAAAAATCCATCTTTCGTTTTTTAAACGGATATGTTTGGATCTTACAAATTGGTATGTTCCTTTGTTTTGGACTTCTAGTGTATCCTTCACGGATGGCCAATATTTGGGTACCGGGACTTCTCATTGGGGTACTCCTCATTCTTTTTGCAAGACCAGTGGCAGTGTTTATTTCACTATTCCGTGTGAAGTTGCCTGTCAAAGAAAAGTTATTTATTTCTTGGGTGGGATTACGCGGTGCCTCACCAATCATCCTGGCAACCTTTCCGATTGCCCAAGGATTGGTATGGGGAGATTTACTTTTTCATATCGTATTTTTTGTGGTCCTTGTTTCCCTTCTCGTGCAAGGTTCTCTTATCCCTCGTGTGGCGCAGTGGTTAGGAATCTTAAAAAAGGATCCTGATCGTAAAATTTATCATCCTACTGACTTTGATAACATTGAGTTTCCTGGGATGACATTACAAGAGTTGATTGTTCCATATAACTCTAGTGTGGTGGACAAAGCTTTGTTTGAAATCAAACTTCCAGAACAGTCGCATATCCTACTCATTGCCCGGGGAGAACAATTTTTGATTCCATCGGGAAATACACAAGTGAGAGGTGGGGATGTGATTTGGGTGTTGGCAAAAGACGAAGTGATGCCAATCATCGGTAAAACGTTTATGGCTGTTGCATAA
- a CDS encoding APC family permease, with the protein MELKRSLNTFDSISVLFSSMVGSGIFFTSGYLIKETGNLWIVLFCWIVGGILALSGSITYAYAARLLPFAGGDYVYLKVAYSPAIAFMSGWSSLLTNFSACVSVLALAFGKYVQILFPELPVWESPTYTLLGLDLQVSSITFIGVLPILFFSTLNYFGIKSAVRVQNVFAVLKITGLLLFLALGFSIGNTNWSYLFNSPFPNLMELSFYSKVLIGIVPVSFSYLGWNMITYIAEEVKNPEKTIVRSAITACFLVAGLYFVINLLFVISAPIEELAGQDGIGAIAFQKLFGANYSILTTSFIAWVILGSMSAILIGGSRVYFAMARDGVFLPSFSKVHPKWHSPYVSIFFQGFVAILFLFVKEIEALLYMITCSILILSCLTAATPFRFEKMGMKSDYKIPFYPLPIFLYIFANIAVMAILFIEKPVTAGWGLMITLIALPVYYGFRLDKKMAEAKKQSLK; encoded by the coding sequence TTGGAATTAAAACGTAGCCTCAATACTTTTGATTCCATCTCGGTTCTCTTCTCCTCTATGGTGGGGTCGGGAATTTTTTTCACCTCTGGTTATTTGATCAAAGAAACCGGAAACCTTTGGATAGTCCTATTCTGTTGGATTGTCGGCGGAATTTTAGCACTTTCTGGTTCTATCACCTATGCTTATGCTGCTCGCCTCCTCCCATTTGCTGGAGGAGATTATGTTTATCTAAAAGTTGCTTATTCACCGGCCATTGCTTTTATGAGTGGTTGGTCTTCCCTACTTACTAATTTCTCTGCTTGTGTATCTGTACTTGCTCTCGCCTTCGGTAAGTATGTTCAGATTTTATTTCCAGAACTTCCTGTTTGGGAATCTCCCACATATACTTTGTTAGGTTTGGATTTACAAGTTAGCTCCATCACCTTCATTGGTGTTTTACCAATTTTATTTTTTAGTACGCTCAACTACTTTGGAATTAAGTCGGCAGTGCGTGTACAAAATGTTTTTGCTGTTCTAAAGATTACTGGCCTACTTCTCTTTTTGGCACTTGGGTTTTCGATTGGAAACACCAATTGGTCTTATTTATTCAACTCTCCCTTTCCTAACTTAATGGAACTTTCTTTTTACTCCAAAGTATTGATTGGGATTGTTCCCGTATCTTTCTCTTATCTGGGATGGAATATGATTACCTATATTGCGGAAGAGGTAAAAAACCCAGAAAAAACAATTGTTCGTTCCGCTATCACTGCTTGTTTTCTTGTGGCTGGACTTTATTTTGTTATCAATTTGCTTTTTGTGATTTCAGCTCCCATTGAAGAGTTAGCTGGCCAAGATGGGATTGGGGCAATCGCCTTTCAGAAGTTATTTGGTGCAAACTATTCCATTTTAACAACAAGTTTTATTGCTTGGGTGATTTTGGGTTCCATGTCGGCCATTCTAATCGGGGGAAGTCGAGTGTACTTTGCGATGGCAAGAGACGGAGTGTTTCTTCCCTCTTTTTCCAAAGTCCATCCCAAATGGCATAGCCCTTATGTTTCTATTTTTTTTCAAGGTTTCGTGGCGATTCTCTTTTTGTTTGTAAAAGAAATTGAAGCCTTACTTTACATGATCACTTGTTCGATTTTAATTTTGTCATGTCTTACGGCAGCCACGCCCTTTCGGTTCGAAAAGATGGGAATGAAATCGGATTATAAAATTCCTTTTTATCCTTTGCCCATTTTCCTTTATATTTTTGCCAATATTGCTGTGATGGCCATTCTCTTTATTGAAAAACCAGTTACTGCCGGGTGGGGACTCATGATCACTCTCATTGCCCTTCCCGTTTATTATGGATTTCGATTGGATAAAAAAATGGCCGAAGCTAAAAAGCAATCACTCAAATAA
- a CDS encoding LIC10415 family protein, whose amino-acid sequence MDVRLNRLLNSAEKLIQDKKDSKDVSGKSGVPVQKSEEKSDFVVSLPVQYHNIQSRLTELQKQLSKEQSRIGLLEDNSQEEDKLKELLFEGEPLFPELGEGKVTKPEILENSKGNISSLLAELKKKEVESENIFSLGMMLNPEEFKGKIGTLSASSMKPISETMVKRLLGN is encoded by the coding sequence ATGGATGTTCGTCTCAATCGTCTCCTCAATTCAGCCGAAAAACTAATCCAGGACAAAAAGGACAGTAAAGATGTCTCTGGAAAATCAGGAGTTCCTGTACAAAAGTCAGAAGAAAAATCCGACTTTGTTGTCAGCCTTCCTGTTCAGTACCACAATATCCAATCAAGGCTCACGGAATTGCAAAAACAACTTTCCAAAGAACAATCTCGAATTGGTCTTTTGGAAGATAACTCACAAGAAGAAGACAAACTCAAAGAACTTCTTTTTGAAGGAGAACCACTGTTCCCAGAGTTAGGTGAAGGAAAAGTAACCAAACCGGAAATTTTAGAAAACAGCAAAGGTAATATTTCTAGTCTCCTTGCGGAACTAAAGAAAAAGGAAGTAGAGAGCGAAAATATCTTTTCTCTTGGAATGATGTTAAACCCAGAAGAGTTCAAAGGTAAAATTGGAACTTTGTCTGCTTCTTCTATGAAACCAATTTCTGAAACAATGGTGAAACGACTTCTCGGAAATTAA